A single window of Gossypium hirsutum isolate 1008001.06 chromosome A10, Gossypium_hirsutum_v2.1, whole genome shotgun sequence DNA harbors:
- the LOC107897775 gene encoding dirigent protein 25, translating to METYKLISILLSFAIIAFSTSARMLDEQPSNPVVPPVATATPIVPQPNPTGATVGNPGVAAGAATGPVPTGTTVGNPGVGAAATGPIPTGPNVANPGAGAATADHPLIFFMHDILGGSNPTAIAVTGVVNNPAVNGQLAFPKPNGANLPVNNGVDENSGNNGFLNNNNIPLLSGLGGNTQAMLQNGNNNGGGFPALVGGQVPAGSTLQKLMFGTMTVIDDELTIGHELTSGFIGKAQGFYVASSIDGTSHTMAFTAMFESGHYADTLSFFGVHRTGASESHLAIMGGTGKYVNAKGFAIVRIVPASNQTRETDGFQTVLEFNVYLTY from the coding sequence ATGGAAACCTACAAACTCATTTCTATCCTTCTTTCCTTCGCAATTATTGCATTCTCCACTTCTGCAAGAATGCTTGATGAGCAACCCTCGAATCCGGTCGTGCCACCTGTCGCTACGGCCACCCCAATAGTCCCACAGCCTAATCCTACTGGAGCCACTGTTGGCAACCCTGGTGTGGCTGCAGGTGCAGCCACTGGTCCCGTTCCCACAGGAACTACTGTTGGGAACCCTGGTGTAGGTGCTGCAGCCACTGGTCCCATTCCCACAGGACCCAATGTTGCCAACCCTGGTGCTGGTGCAGCCACTGCTGACCACCCATTGATCTTCTTTATGCATGATATCCTAGGTGGGTCAAACCCCACTGCTATTGCAGTCACTGGTGTGGTCAACAACCCTGCAGTCAATGGTCAACTTGCATTCCCCAAACCAAATGGTGCTAACCTCCCTGTCAACAATGGGGTAGACGAAAATAGTGGCAACAATGGTTTCTTAAACAACAACAACATCCCATTGCTGTCCGGTCTCGGTGGCAACACACAAGCAATGTTGCAAAACGGTAACAACAACGGCGGTGGATTCCCAGCCTTAGTCGGTGGCCAAGTTCCGGCAGGCTCCACTCTCCAAAAGCTCATGTTCGGAACCATGACCGTCATCGATGACGAGTTGACAATAGGACATGAGCTAACTTCTGGATTCATTGGTAAGGCACAAGGATTCTACGTGGCTAGTTCAATCGATGGAACTAGCCATACAATGGCGTTTACAGCAATGTTCGAGAGTGGACACTATGCTGACACGCTTAGCTTCTTCGGGGTTCATCGAACCGGGGCATCGGAGTCACATTTGGCCATCATGGGGGGGACAGGAAAATATGTGAATGCAAAAGGGTTTGCAATTGTGAGGATTGTACCAGCGAGTAATCAAACAAGGGAGACTGATGGGTTTCAGACGGTGCTAGAGTTCAATGTTTATTTAACCTATTAG
- the LOC107897776 gene encoding uncharacterized protein encodes MSKNTATPSVIARLMGLDELQSQQAVNKQRKQQRVLSENYLRKVASIGAWEKRLFNERRSFRFSIEEQKEFKVAFEVIESLDLRSSRERMHIKGPNRFEKPDYMITDQEGVPSQENPKLFQELENGFVNDSQREYGHDGTSMVPRFHLESSNERWPSSRKIVILKPKSGEVETDKNNKGFLGCGKGNLRTQVKERKNFRGDVKSTGCRSIHSSETEVSFEPPRLGFSDAQGLTNEPEFMMVSSRSNSDVNNWYKPLFHDLDGSYVAQEAKKQISERWRMNKEFRENGPSFGGRGRSRSLGEMLALSDHAKRSTFRGPLGISSRDGWKNWGNGNLIKSRSQVYSTSVRSPIIRTTPKAFHVDSYMTMRPVFPWSRRKWVKQSSNGKDCPKQRNSGSKCKQYPSSPDQESQKNHLPEDKPVINNTYGENDLEKQDPESLKRGIVHSSSENEIIPIDQWNNIKGRKMSTEDYPESSSYLPASRTIVPDVVVVEETTDAGKSTQNHNEHRFEPMDCTISDRDNDSSFGIPDTWNQQEDISMKISEQYGTDPDFLVNLEAANQPSPVSVLEAPFMEGNLLSSKCFLSVTASLNDVKWQLEFLRSESIEDYSEGLGMVVSSDDEPDPTEDSLKECDVNGYSTKSFRIAESRDFSYLVDVLTEAGFHTRNPDILNGWHSAETPISLSVFETLEKKYGEQISWKRSARRLLFDRINLGLIEILQPCLGDPMWTKPVSRRLTSYAQNLKEIEEELYMLLVSQENEAKTNSSEKVFGKDDGWFSLGYYIEAIGREIENSLIDELAAEIVSL; translated from the exons ATGTCGAAAAACACGGCTACACCTAGTGTGATTGCAAGATTAATGGGTCTTGATGAACTGCAATCTCAGCAAGCTGTCAATAAGCAGAGGAAGCAACAAAGAGTGCTCTCGGAGAATTATCTGCGTAAAGTTGCTTCGATAGGTGCTTGGGAGAAACGGTTGTTCAATGAACGGCGTTCGTTTCGGTTTAGCATTGAAGAGCAAAAGGAGTTCAAGGTTGCATTTGAAGTAATAGAGTCATTGGACTTAAGATCGTCTCGGGAACGAATGCATATCAAAGGACCAAATCGTTTTGAGAAACCGGATTATATGATTACCGATCAAGAAGGTGTCCCTTCTCAAGAAAATCCTAAGCTGTTTCAAGAACTCGAGAATGGCTTCGTGAATGATTCCCAAAGGGAATATGGACATGATGGTACTTCTATGGTTCCTAGATTTCATCTGGAATCGAGCAACGAAAGATGGCCTTCCTCTAGAAAAATTGTCATTTTGAAACCAAAGTCCGGAGAGGTTGAGACTGATAAGAACAACAAAGGGTTCCTTGGTTGCGGAAAAGGAAATTTGCGTACTCAAGTTAAGGAGAGGAAGAACTTTCGCGGTGATGTGAAATCCACAGGGTGTAGGTCTATCCATTCCTCTGAAACCGAAGTTTCTTTCGAGCCACCAAGGTTAGGATTCAGTGATGCTCAAGGTCTTACAAACGAGCCAGAGTTCATGATGGTTTCTTCCCGAAGTAACTCTGATGTGAACAACTGGTACAAGCCCTTATTTCACGACTTAGATGGATCATATGTGGCTCAGGAAGCAAAGAAGCAAATCTCGGAAAGATGGAGGATGAATAAAGAGTTTCGGGAAAATGGACCCTCTTTTGGGGGTAGAGGCAGAAGCAGAAGTCTCGGTGAAATGCTCGCATTGTCTGACCATGCTAAACGTTCAACCTTTCGTGGTCCTTTAGGTATTAGCAGTAGAGATGGCTGGAAAAACTGGGGCAATGGAAACTTAATAAAGTCGAGATCTCAAGTGTATTCTACATCTGTTAGAAGTCCTATAATCAGGACTACTCCAAAAGCTTTCCATGTTGATTCGTATATGACAATGAGGCCGGTGTTTCCTTGGTCAAGAAGAAAGTGGGTTAAGCAAAGTTCCAACGGGAAAGATTGTCCGAAACAAAGAAACTCAGGATCCAAATGCAAGCAGTATCCATCTAGTCCAGATCAAGAATCACAAAAGAATCACTTGCCCGAAGACAAACCTGTTATCAATAATACATACGGGGAGAATGACCTCGAGAAGCAGGATCCCGAGTCATTAAAGCGTGGTATCGTTCACTCTAGTTCTGAAAATGAAATCATCCCAATCGATCAATGGAACAACATCAAAGGTAGGAAAATGTCTACTGAGGATTATCCCGAGTCATCATCGTACTTGCCTGCATCTCGAACCATTGTCCCTGATGTGGTGGTTGTAGAAGAAACTACAGATGCAGGCAAGTCTACCCAAAATCATAATGAGCACCGGTTTGAACCAATGGACTGTACTATCTCCGATAGAGATAACGATTCTTCTTTTGGAATCCCCGACACTTGGAATCAACAG GAAGATATATCGATGAAGATATCCGAACAGTACGGCACCGACCCTGACTTTCTCGTGAACTTGGAAGCAGCTAATCAGCCCAGTCCAGTTTCGGTTTTGGAAGCACCATTCATGGAAGGGAATTTATTGAGCTCTAAATGCTTTCTGAGTGTCACTGCTAGCTTAAATG ATGTCAAGTGGCAACTCGAATTTCTAAGATCGGAGTCAATTGAAGACTACTCAGAAGGACTGGGAATGGTTGTTTCAAGTGACGACGAACCTGATCCAACAGAAGACTCTTTAAAGGAATGTGATGTAAATGGATACTCGACAAAGTCATTCAGAATAGCAGAGAGCAGGGATTTCTCCTATTTAGTCGATGTCTTGACTGAGGCAGGTTTTCATACTAGAAACCCAGATATACTCAATGGATGGCACTCTGCCGAAACCCCAATAAGCCTCTCGGTTTTCGAGACATTAGAGAAGAAGTATGGTGAACAAATATCTTGGAAAAGGTCAGCAAGGAGGCTACTGTTCGACCGCATAAATTTGGGTTTAATCGAAATCCTCCAGCCATGCTTAGGAGACCCTATGTGGACAAAAcctgtttcaagaagacttactAGCTACGCACAGAACTTGAAAGAAATTGAGGAAGAGCTGTACATGTTATTGGTTAGCCAAGAAAATGAAGCGAAAACGAACTCATCTGAGAAAGTATTCGGAAAAGACGATGGATGGTTTTCTTTAGGATATTATATTGAAGCAATTGGTAGAGAAATAGAGAATTCATTGATTGATGAGCTAGCAGCAGAGATTGTTAGCCTATag
- the LOC107897777 gene encoding glutathione S-transferase DHAR2: MALEICVKAAAGARDILGDCPFCQRVLLTLEEKKVPYKLNLVNLSDKPQWFLEISPEGKVPVVKFDDKWVADSDVIVGIIEDKFPEPSLKTPPEFAHVGSKIFGTFITFLKSKHANDGSEQALVNELKALDEHLKGHGPFIAGEKITAVDLGLGPKLYHLEITLGHFKKWTVPESLTYAHNYMKSIFGRESFVKTKAAKEHVIAGWAPKVNA; the protein is encoded by the exons ATGGCTTTAGAGATCTGTGTGAAAGCTGCTGCTGGTGCCCGTGATATTCTTGGAGACT GTCCATTCTGCCAAAGGGTTCTTCTTACTTTGGAGGAAAAGAAGGTTCCTTACAAGCTGAACCTTGTTAATCTCAGTGACAAACCCCAATG gTTCTTGGAGATAAGTCCAGAAGGAAAGGTACCAGTGGTGAAGTTTGATGACAAATGGGTGGCTGATTCTGATGTGATTGTTGGGATTATTGAAGACAAGTTCCCTGAGCCTTCTTTGAAAACACCCCCTGAATTTGCCCATGT TGGATCGAAAATATTTGGTACTTTTATCACATTTTTGAAGAGCAAGCATGCAAACGATGGATCAGAGCAGGCTTTGGTTAATGAACTGAAAGCATTGGATGAACATCTTAAGGGACAT GGGCCATTCATTGCTGGGGAAAAGATTACGGCTGTTGATTTAGGTTTGGGACCAAAGCTGTACCATCTCGAGATCACACTTGGCCATTTTAAGAAGTGGACTGTTCCTGAAAGCTTGACTTATGCCCACAATTACATGAAG TCGATTTTCGGTCGGGAATCTTTCGTGAAAACTAAGGCTGCCAAGGAACATGTGATCGCGGGATGGGCACCGAAGGTGAATGCATGA
- the LOC107896175 gene encoding ubiquitin domain-containing protein 7SL RNA1, with product MDVIFETQKGKPFSIEVGFFDTVLEIKEKIHKYHGIPIPHQTLIFNGNVLQDGRDVEYCEILQNSRIQLLVSSDSHTSNSTKQPQPNAAAADHQLPSPAKNAQLNSNTPSSNTVVPSEADVNDNPLRLKEKMHGQMDPVPVDSLSSRECELEENSDVDVNIKPSPTGSGTGSAGTATGTPTATKKLKLLVLPKCGTKKIPVEVNATDNVSELRKELQKLHQRLQFHLPQEGYFFIYKQNVMDDDRSFRWHQVGQGDTIEIFNGSVTGGS from the coding sequence ATGGATGTCATCTTTGAAACCCAAAAAGGCAAACCATTTTCCATTGAAGTTGGTTTCTTTGATACTGTTCTTGAAATCAAAGAAAAGATTCATAAATACCATGGTATCCCTATCCCTCACCAAACTCTAATATTTAATGGCAATGTCCTTCAAGATGGTCGTGACGTTGAGTACTGTGAAATCCTTCAAAATTCCCGTATCCAACTCTTGGTTTCTTCTGATTCCCATACTAGTAACAGTACTAAACAACCCCAACCCAATGCCGCCGCCGCCGACCATCAACTTCCTTCGCCAGCCAAGAATGCACAGCTCAACAGCAATACCCCTTCGTCGAATACCGTTGTTCCTTCAGAAGCGGACGTAAACGACAACCCTTTACGATTAAAAGAGAAGATGCATGGCCAAATGGACCCGGTTCCCGTTGACAGCCTATCGTCACGGGAATGTGAACTGGAGGAGAATAGTGATGTTGATGTTAATATAAAGCCATCCCCGACCGGGTCCGGTACTGGGTCTGCGGGTACAGCGACGGGGACTCCAACGGCCACGAAGAAACTGAAGCTGTTGGTTTTGCCAAAGTGTGGGACGAAGAAGATACCGGTGGAAGTGAATGCGACGGATAATGTGAGTGAACTGAGAAAAGAACTGCAAAAGTTGCACCAAAGACTCCAGTTTCATTTACCACAAGAAGggtatttctttatttataaacaAAACGTTATGGACGATGATCGGTCGTTTAGGTGGCATCAAGTTGGACAAGGTGACACCATTGAAATCTTTAATGGTAGTGTTACTGGTGGATcatga
- the LOC107897779 gene encoding probable sulfate transporter 4.2 encodes MEITYASPSASDLLRSSTAASGSTMPTPRTIKIIPLQHPDTSSYGSPGGFGNNSSSSSLWPNSWISRFRGKIRRMTFIDWIEMFLPCCRWIRTYRWREYFQVDLMAGTTVGIMLVPQAMSYAKLAGLEPIYGLYSGFVPIFIYAIFGSSRQLAIGPVALVSLLVSNVLSGIAESSDALYTELAILLALMVGILECIMGLLRLGWLIRFISHSVISGFTTASAVVIALSQAKYFLGYDIDRSSEIVPIIKSIIAGSDEFSWPPFVMGSTILAIIQTMKFLGKSRKHLRFLRAMGPLTAVVLGTTFVKIYHPSSITLVGDIPQGLPSFSIPKSFQYAKSLISTAVLITGVAILESVGIAKALAAKNGYELDSNQELFGLGVANIFGSFFSAYPTTGSFSRSAVNHESGAKTGLSGIITGSIMCCALLFLTPLFEYIPQCALAAIVISAVITLVDYEEAIFLWRVDKKDFLLWTITTTTTLFLGIEIGVLVGVGVSLAFVIHESANPHIAVLGRLPGTTVYRNIQQYPEAYTYNGIVIVRIDAPIYFANISYIKDRLREYEVVGNKSTKRGPEVERIYFVILELAPVTYIDASAVQALKDLHQEYKSRDIQIAISNPNQEVLLTLSKAGVVEMIGKEWYFVRVHDAVQVCLQHVQTMSPKASDPSHEKPSFFQRIMKQRREDLSVSELESGNSQMRSDSTQDDPQLEPLLSRRS; translated from the exons ATGGAGATAACCTACGCATCCCCGAGTGCCAGCGACTTATTGCGCTCTTCCACGGCCGCTTCCGGATCCACTATGCCGACTCCTCGGACCATTAAAATCATCCCTCTACAGCATCCCGACACGTCGTCGTACGGCAGCCCCGGTGGCTTCGGTAACAATTCTTCTTCGTCTTCGTTGTGGCCTAATTCCTGGATTTCTCGGTTCCGGGGGAAGATCAGAAGGATGACGTTTATTGATTGGATCGAGATGTTCCTCCCTTGTTGCCGTTGGATTCGGACGTACAGATGGCGGGAGTATTTTCAGGTTGATCTCATGGCGGGTACTACCGTTGGTATCATGCTTGTTCCTCAG GCAATGTCATATGCAAAATTAGCTGGGCTTGAGCCAATATATGGGCTCT ACTCTGGATTTGTGCCAATATTTATCTATGCCATATTTGGGTCATCTCGGCAGCTGGCAATTGGTCCAGTTGCATTGGTTTCCCTCCTGGTCTCCAACGTGTTAAGTGGAATTGCTGAGTCATCAGATGCACTATACACAGAACTTGCTATATTGTTGGCACTGATGGTTGGGATCCTGGAATGCATAATGGGGCTATTGAG GCTTGGATGGCTCATTCGTTTCATTAGTCATTCTGTGATTTCTGGCTTCACTACGGCTTCAGCTGTTGTGATTGCTTTATCTCAAGCAAAATACTTCTTGGGGTATGACATTGATCGAAGCAGCGAGATTGTGCCAATAATTAAGAGCATAATAGCTGGATCAGATGAG TTCTCATGGCCCCCTTTTGTAATGGGATCTACAATTCTTGCTATAATTCAGACTATGAAGTTTCTG GGAAAATCAAGGAAGCACTTGAGGTTCTTGCGAGCAATGGGTCCCCTGACAGCAGTTGTTCTGGGTACAACTTTTGTCAAGATATATCATCCATCATCTATAACTTTG GTTGGAGATATACCTCAGGGCCTTCCCAGCTTTTCCATTCCTAAAAGTTTTCAGTATGCAAAGTCTTTAATTTCCACGGCAGTTCTCATTACTGGTGTTGCCATCTTG GAATCTGTTGGGATTGCCAAAGCATTAGCAGCGAAAAATGGGTATGAGCTGGATTCAAATCAAGAG TTGTTTGGTCTTGGTGTTGCCAATATCTTTGGGTCATTCTTTTCAGCATATCCCACAACAG GTTCCTTCTCCAGGTCAGCTGTGAATCATGAGAGTGGTGCAAAAACTGGTTTATCTGGAATAATAACAGGAAGCATAATGTGTTGTGCTCTTTTGTTCTTGACTCCATTATTTGAATACATACCACAG TGTGCTTTGGCTGCTATAGTAATCTCTGCTGTTATAACCCTG GTGGATTATGAAGAGGCAATATTCTTATGGCGTGTAGATAAGAAAGATTTTCTTCTTTGGACCATTACAACTACTACAACATTGTTTCTCGGAATCGAGATTGGTGTCCTTGTTGGG GTAGGCGTCTCACTTGCCTTCGTCATTCACGAATCAGCGAATCCGCATATTG CTGTCTTGGGGCGTCTTCCTGGCACCACTGTTTATAGGAACATTCAGCAGTATCCAGAAGCATATACTTACAATGGAATTGTGATTGTTCGTATCGATGCTCCTATCTACTTTGCGAACATAAGTTACATCAAAGACAG GCTACGAGAATACGAAGTTGTGGGTAATAAATCGACCAAACGTGGACCAGAAGTTGAAcgaatttattttgtaattttggaGTTGGCAC CTGTTACATACATAGACGCGAGTGCTGTCCAAGCTCTGAAAGACTTGCACCAGGAATACAAATCACGGGACATCCAG ATAGCCATCTCAAACCCAAACCAGGAGGTCCTGTTGACCTTATCGAAAGCCGGTGTCGTTGAGATGATTGGTAAGGAATGGTACTTTGTAAGAGTGCATGATGCAGTCCAGGTTTGCCTCCAGCATGTTCAGACCATGTCTCCCAAAgcatcagatccttcacatgaaAAACCAAGTTTCTTTCAGAGAATAATGAAACAGCGGAGGGAGGATTTATCAGTTTCTGAACTAGAATCGGGTAATAGTCAAATGCGTTCAGATTCAACACAGGATGACCCTCAATTGGAGCCATTGTTGTCTCGAAGGTCTTGA